A genomic region of Leptotrichia hofstadii contains the following coding sequences:
- a CDS encoding aspartate kinase encodes MIIVHKYGGTSVATTEKIMNIAKYLGSVKDSGNDVVVVVSAMGKTTDALIKLAHEITDKPDLREMDRLMSTGEQQTIALLSIALQTLGYEAISLTGAQAGIKTSGHYTKNRIEDINGKEIKEHLSKGKIVVVAGFQGVNEAGDVTTLGRGGSDTSAVALAAALGGKCEIYTDVDGIYSIDPRVYKDAKKLPVVSYDEMMELAFLGAGVMEPRAVELGSKYGVEIYVGKSLGEKNGTIITSVEKTKENKEMEQKVITGVSINENMVMVNVEEIPTNAQNVYEIFEKAEANGINIDIISQNDVTSHHGSFAFTCPKTDIAALEKIGAEIEAEFPRTSFIINPYITKVSVVGIGLISNIGVAAKMFRILSENDISFHQVSTSEISISLVVDEVMGKKVAELFAKEFDL; translated from the coding sequence GTGATTATTGTGCATAAATATGGTGGGACTTCGGTTGCTACAACGGAGAAAATAATGAATATCGCAAAATATCTGGGAAGTGTGAAGGATTCTGGAAACGATGTGGTTGTCGTGGTTTCAGCAATGGGAAAAACTACAGATGCCTTAATAAAATTGGCTCACGAAATTACTGATAAACCTGACTTGAGAGAAATGGACAGGCTGATGTCAACTGGAGAGCAGCAGACAATTGCATTGCTTAGCATTGCTTTACAGACGCTTGGATATGAAGCTATCTCGCTTACAGGAGCTCAGGCTGGAATAAAAACGAGCGGACATTATACAAAAAACAGAATTGAGGACATTAACGGAAAAGAGATAAAAGAACATCTGTCAAAAGGGAAAATTGTAGTTGTGGCTGGATTTCAGGGAGTAAATGAAGCTGGAGATGTGACAACTTTGGGACGTGGAGGTTCTGATACTTCAGCTGTGGCTCTGGCGGCTGCACTTGGAGGAAAATGTGAAATTTACACAGATGTAGATGGAATTTACTCAATTGACCCAAGAGTTTATAAAGATGCCAAAAAATTGCCAGTTGTTTCGTATGATGAAATGATGGAGCTGGCTTTTTTAGGAGCTGGAGTAATGGAGCCAAGAGCAGTTGAGCTTGGAAGCAAATATGGTGTAGAAATTTACGTTGGAAAATCGCTTGGAGAAAAAAACGGAACGATTATAACATCGGTAGAAAAAACAAAGGAGAATAAGGAAATGGAGCAAAAAGTAATAACTGGAGTATCAATCAATGAAAATATGGTAATGGTAAACGTGGAGGAAATCCCAACAAATGCACAAAACGTATATGAAATTTTTGAAAAAGCTGAAGCAAATGGAATAAACATTGACATAATAAGTCAAAATGATGTAACAAGCCATCACGGAAGTTTTGCCTTTACTTGTCCAAAAACAGACATTGCCGCACTTGAAAAAATTGGAGCAGAAATAGAAGCGGAATTTCCAAGAACATCCTTCATAATAAATCCTTACATTACAAAAGTTTCTGTAGTAGGAATAGGACTGATAAGCAACATTGGAGTTGCTGCCAAAATGTTTAGAATCCTTTCAGAAAATGACATAAGTTTCCATCAAGTTTCTACTTCTGAAATCAGTATTTCATTAGTTGTAGACGAAGTTATGGGGAAAAAAGTGGCTGAGTTATTTGCGAAGGAATTTGATTTGTAG
- the dapA gene encoding 4-hydroxy-tetrahydrodipicolinate synthase codes for MKFEGSYVALITPFKNNGTELDEDKLRELVNYHIENGTSGIVPCGTTGEAPTLTFAEHEKVIKIVVEEVKGRIQVVAGAGSNNTTRAIELTKYAKELGADAALSTCPYYNKPSQRGLYEHYKTIAQEAKFPIMLYNVPGRTGTNIEAETIAKLAELPEIVAVKEATGSLEQMIRIQDLCGDKIEILSGEDHLILPMLSIGAKGVVSVVANIMPQEMSDLISSFLNKNFDKAFELHTKLYDVSRNMFVEGNPVTVKAAMKILGKLDNDIVRLPLVAAEADTYGKLTKVFKEKGIF; via the coding sequence ATGAAATTTGAAGGTTCATACGTGGCTTTAATTACGCCATTTAAAAATAATGGAACGGAATTGGATGAAGATAAATTAAGAGAATTGGTAAATTATCACATTGAAAATGGTACATCTGGAATCGTACCCTGCGGAACTACTGGAGAAGCTCCAACTCTGACATTTGCAGAACATGAAAAAGTAATAAAAATAGTTGTGGAAGAAGTGAAAGGAAGAATACAAGTAGTCGCTGGAGCAGGATCGAACAACACAACAAGAGCAATAGAACTTACAAAATACGCAAAGGAACTGGGAGCGGATGCGGCGTTAAGCACTTGCCCATACTACAACAAACCAAGTCAAAGAGGACTTTATGAGCACTACAAAACAATTGCGCAAGAAGCAAAATTCCCTATAATGCTTTACAATGTGCCTGGAAGAACAGGAACAAATATTGAAGCAGAAACAATCGCAAAACTGGCTGAACTGCCTGAAATTGTAGCTGTAAAGGAAGCGACAGGAAGTCTTGAACAAATGATAAGAATTCAGGATTTATGCGGAGATAAAATTGAAATTCTTTCAGGAGAAGATCACCTAATCCTGCCAATGCTGTCAATCGGTGCAAAAGGAGTCGTTTCTGTAGTTGCCAACATAATGCCCCAAGAAATGAGCGATTTAATCAGTTCATTCTTAAATAAGAACTTTGACAAAGCGTTTGAACTGCACACAAAATTATACGATGTAAGCAGAAATATGTTCGTAGAAGGAAATCCTGTAACTGTGAAAGCTGCTATGAAAATACTTGGAAAACTTGACAATGACATAGTAAGATTGCCATTGGTCGCGGCTGAAGCGGATACTTATGGGAAATTGACAAAAGTGTTTAAAGAAAAAGGGATTTTTTAA
- a CDS encoding alpha/beta hydrolase-fold protein, with protein sequence MIKNIVIGLLGIASLSFAGNIKNVEAITEVFGDGEKLSAVVLTYDKEIAGNSVSVSDYKVEGREIEKVYVSKQNERNEKKSKNGKYVILELKRLPMVAQASDHSKEEMEKKKATGQKGPTLGGKGDAKPLKTITAEVTQTGSVKTVNGKVYNSEEKQVSTKTRQLIIEDFKQFVFTGKDGKTLKYNLYMPKNYDPSKKYPMVVFMHDAGAVSSETEYTLSQGNGATVWASPEWQKKHPSFVLAPQYEVVTVNDNYEYGPELDRTVELINSLTGKYSIDKDRIYNTGQSMGGMSSISLDSKYPDLFGGSYIVASKWDVNVTEPMKNQNIWFVASEGDPGAYPSLTEISDYLEKNGAKVQRMTVDAEQNQDEVNKEVQSKIENGYNIYYTVYKNGNHRYTWQHAYDMKPAMEWLFKQKRNSSKMK encoded by the coding sequence ATGATAAAAAATATAGTAATAGGATTGTTAGGAATTGCAAGTTTGTCTTTTGCAGGTAATATTAAAAATGTGGAAGCGATAACAGAAGTGTTTGGAGATGGAGAGAAATTATCAGCAGTTGTGCTTACATACGATAAAGAAATTGCTGGGAATTCAGTTTCTGTTTCAGATTATAAAGTAGAAGGCAGAGAAATTGAAAAAGTATATGTAAGTAAACAAAATGAAAGAAATGAGAAAAAATCAAAAAATGGAAAATATGTAATTTTGGAATTGAAAAGACTTCCGATGGTAGCTCAGGCAAGCGACCATTCTAAAGAAGAAATGGAAAAGAAAAAAGCAACAGGACAAAAAGGACCGACATTGGGTGGAAAAGGTGATGCAAAACCTTTAAAAACAATTACAGCAGAAGTAACTCAAACAGGAAGTGTAAAAACTGTAAATGGAAAAGTTTACAATTCTGAGGAAAAACAAGTTTCAACAAAAACAAGACAATTAATAATAGAAGACTTCAAGCAATTTGTATTTACTGGAAAAGATGGGAAGACTTTGAAATATAATTTGTATATGCCTAAAAATTATGACCCATCTAAAAAATATCCGATGGTAGTATTTATGCATGATGCAGGAGCTGTATCTTCTGAAACTGAGTACACATTAAGTCAAGGAAATGGTGCTACAGTCTGGGCAAGTCCTGAATGGCAGAAAAAACATCCTAGTTTTGTATTAGCGCCGCAATATGAAGTGGTAACAGTGAATGATAATTATGAATATGGTCCTGAACTGGACAGAACAGTTGAATTGATAAACAGTTTAACTGGAAAATATTCAATAGATAAAGACAGAATTTACAATACAGGACAATCAATGGGTGGAATGTCTTCTATTTCATTGGATTCAAAATATCCTGATTTATTTGGTGGTTCATATATTGTTGCAAGTAAATGGGACGTAAACGTAACAGAACCAATGAAAAATCAAAATATATGGTTTGTTGCGTCAGAAGGAGATCCCGGAGCTTATCCAAGCTTGACTGAAATATCAGATTATTTGGAAAAAAATGGTGCAAAAGTTCAAAGAATGACAGTTGATGCAGAACAAAATCAAGATGAAGTAAATAAAGAAGTTCAAAGTAAAATAGAAAATGGATACAATATTTATTACACGGTTTACAAAAATGGGAATCATCGTTATACCTGGCAGCATGCATACGATATGAAACCTGCCATGGAATGGCTATTCAAACAGAAAAGAAATTCTTCAAAAATGAAATAG
- a CDS encoding chromate transporter, with amino-acid sequence MKVYLELFWIFFKIGTFTLGGGYAMVPLIQNEIVNKKKWIEEEEFVKLLALAQSSPGALAVNVSVFVGYKMKRLLGLITTVLGATLPSFIIILVIASLFSNIQDNIYVIKAFKAIRPMVVALIAASVYTIGKSAKINRKTLWIVILVAAMVAFFKFPPIVMIILGAFLGNIWMIWRKNK; translated from the coding sequence ATGAAAGTATATTTGGAATTGTTCTGGATTTTTTTTAAGATAGGTACATTTACTCTCGGTGGCGGATATGCCATGGTTCCGCTCATACAGAATGAAATTGTGAATAAGAAAAAATGGATTGAGGAAGAGGAATTTGTAAAGCTTTTGGCTCTGGCCCAGTCTTCACCCGGCGCATTGGCTGTGAATGTTTCGGTTTTTGTGGGGTATAAGATGAAAAGATTGCTAGGGCTTATAACTACAGTTCTGGGAGCAACATTGCCGTCGTTCATAATTATTCTTGTAATAGCTTCATTATTTAGCAATATACAGGACAACATATATGTTATAAAGGCTTTTAAGGCTATAAGACCGATGGTGGTTGCATTAATTGCAGCGAGTGTCTATACAATTGGAAAATCGGCTAAAATTAATAGAAAAACGTTATGGATTGTGATTTTAGTTGCAGCAATGGTGGCATTCTTTAAATTTCCACCTATTGTTATGATTATTTTAGGTGCTTTTTTAGGAAATATCTGGATGATTTGGAGGAAAAATAAATGA
- a CDS encoding SDR family NAD(P)-dependent oxidoreductase translates to MKRVLITGASSGIGYELAKIYAENGHDLVIVARNRDKLRMLQKEIFEEISKNIKVTVIENDLSQEKAAERLYNQIKSSNLKIDTLVNNAGAGIYGRFSEFDEETMKRNDAMINLNIKAVVELTKLFLADMIKDGRGEILNVSSVAAFMPGPLMSTYYASKAFVQSFTEAVREEMRNDVRTKNIKISALCPGPTATEFEKSSNLEESSLFERMKVMTAKKVAEIGYKEFQKGKMIIIPGIFNRIAVFGTRFFSRKFVVRMARKMQEKKKDS, encoded by the coding sequence ATGAAAAGAGTTTTGATAACAGGGGCAAGCAGTGGAATTGGATATGAACTTGCTAAAATTTATGCAGAAAATGGACATGACTTGGTTATTGTGGCACGAAACAGGGATAAATTGAGAATGTTGCAAAAAGAAATTTTTGAGGAAATTTCTAAAAATATTAAAGTAACTGTGATTGAAAATGACTTGTCACAGGAAAAGGCTGCTGAAAGGCTTTATAATCAGATAAAATCTAGCAATCTTAAAATTGATACGCTTGTGAATAATGCTGGAGCTGGTATTTATGGAAGGTTTTCTGAATTTGATGAAGAAACGATGAAAAGAAATGATGCAATGATAAATTTGAATATAAAGGCAGTTGTAGAATTGACAAAGCTGTTTCTGGCTGATATGATAAAAGATGGAAGAGGCGAGATATTGAATGTTTCTTCAGTCGCAGCTTTTATGCCGGGACCTCTGATGAGCACGTATTATGCGAGCAAGGCCTTTGTGCAGTCATTTACTGAAGCGGTTAGGGAAGAAATGAGAAATGATGTTCGCACTAAGAATATAAAAATATCCGCCCTTTGTCCTGGTCCAACAGCTACTGAATTTGAAAAAAGCAGTAATTTGGAAGAAAGTTCACTTTTTGAACGAATGAAAGTTATGACAGCTAAAAAAGTGGCTGAAATTGGCTATAAGGAATTTCAGAAGGGGAAAATGATTATAATTCCTGGAATTTTTAATAGAATTGCAGTTTTTGGAACTAGATTTTTTTCAAGAAAGTTTGTTGTAAGAATGGCTAGAAAAATGCAGGAAAAAAAGAAAGATTCTTAA
- the lysA gene encoding diaminopimelate decarboxylase: MKLFGTSKVNEKGNLSIGGVDASELAKKFKTPLYVMDQELIETTIDKMKEAFQSNRFDTQIAYAGKAFLSMGMLKLVDAKELDLDVVSGGELYTAYKAGFPMDRVHLHGNNKTVEELEMAIEFGIKEIVIDNEDEIDKIEKICREKGKKQAVLVRIDPGIEAHTHHYIKTSGLTSKFGISLFQDNLFDIIKRLNDSEWIEFKGFHTHIGSQIFQSAFFIFALDEIFKYLDKLKKELGIVVHTVNMGGGFGVYYKEGDDPKPIEEVLSEIITYTEAMEIKYQIGFKELCIEPGRSIVGNAGTTLYEVGGIKETVGGKTYVFIDGGMSDNIRTALYQAEYEAGVVNKLNDTDVREITLAGKLCESGDIIIEKGKLPKATEIGDIVAVTTTGAYCYTMSSNYNRMMRPAVVFVKDGKAKVAVKRETLDDLIRNDEIFDL, translated from the coding sequence ATGAAATTATTTGGAACGTCGAAAGTTAATGAAAAAGGGAATTTATCGATAGGGGGAGTGGATGCATCTGAACTTGCAAAAAAGTTTAAAACGCCGCTTTACGTAATGGATCAGGAGCTTATTGAAACGACTATTGACAAGATGAAAGAAGCTTTTCAATCAAACAGGTTTGATACGCAGATTGCTTATGCGGGGAAAGCGTTTTTGTCAATGGGGATGTTAAAGCTGGTTGATGCTAAGGAACTTGATTTGGATGTAGTTTCTGGCGGGGAGCTTTATACTGCTTACAAGGCAGGATTTCCAATGGACAGAGTGCATTTGCACGGAAATAACAAGACTGTGGAAGAGCTGGAAATGGCAATTGAATTTGGAATAAAGGAGATTGTTATTGATAATGAGGATGAAATTGATAAAATTGAGAAAATTTGCCGTGAGAAAGGGAAGAAGCAGGCTGTGCTTGTGAGAATTGATCCAGGAATTGAGGCACATACGCATCATTATATAAAGACTTCTGGGCTTACTTCAAAATTTGGAATTTCATTGTTTCAGGATAATTTATTTGATATAATTAAAAGATTGAATGATAGCGAATGGATAGAATTTAAAGGATTTCATACGCATATCGGTTCGCAAATTTTCCAATCGGCGTTCTTTATATTTGCTCTAGATGAGATTTTTAAATATTTGGATAAATTGAAAAAGGAATTGGGAATAGTAGTTCACACAGTAAATATGGGTGGAGGATTCGGAGTTTACTATAAGGAAGGAGATGATCCGAAACCGATAGAGGAAGTTCTGAGCGAAATAATAACATACACGGAAGCAATGGAAATTAAATATCAGATTGGATTTAAGGAACTTTGCATTGAGCCAGGAAGAAGCATTGTTGGAAATGCGGGAACTACTTTGTACGAAGTTGGAGGAATTAAGGAAACAGTCGGCGGAAAAACGTATGTATTCATAGATGGAGGAATGTCGGATAATATAAGAACAGCATTATATCAAGCGGAATATGAGGCTGGAGTTGTAAACAAGCTAAATGATACAGATGTAAGAGAAATAACTTTGGCAGGAAAACTGTGTGAATCAGGGGATATTATCATTGAAAAAGGAAAATTGCCAAAAGCAACAGAAATTGGAGATATTGTGGCAGTAACGACAACAGGGGCATATTGTTACACAATGTCAAGCAATTATAACAGAATGATGCGTCCAGCGGTTGTATTTGTAAAGGATGGAAAAGCGAAAGTTGCGGTAAAAAGGGAAACACTGGATGATCTGATTAGAAATGATGAAATTTTTGATTTATAA
- the dapF gene encoding diaminopimelate epimerase has product MLKFEKYQGAGNDFIIVTERELIEKGIPEYGEFASQVCDRHFGIGADGLIILKYVASMPFMFFFNGDGSQAPMCGNGIRCFSHYLVNNHLVEGDEFVVKTVPGDLMIRVNYDEEKDDFSARVNMGKPVFNVKELINTEKEQFLREKINVDGTEIEISYIFMGTDHSVIFVNDFNDYNIDEFGKKIENYTDLFPKKVNVNFVKVHDRKHMEVITWERGAGRTLACGTGVTASAVLAKTFGFVDEKVNVKVPGGQLVIEYEGGENDAFMTGPSEKIAEGLYKYQR; this is encoded by the coding sequence ATGTTAAAATTTGAAAAGTATCAAGGTGCGGGGAATGATTTTATTATTGTTACTGAAAGGGAACTAATTGAAAAGGGGATACCTGAATACGGGGAATTTGCTAGTCAGGTTTGTGACAGGCATTTTGGAATAGGTGCAGATGGTCTGATTATTTTAAAATATGTGGCAAGCATGCCATTTATGTTTTTCTTTAATGGAGATGGAAGTCAAGCACCAATGTGTGGAAATGGAATAAGATGTTTCTCTCATTATCTTGTAAATAATCATTTAGTTGAAGGGGATGAATTTGTTGTAAAGACAGTTCCTGGAGACTTGATGATAAGAGTAAATTACGATGAGGAAAAAGATGATTTTTCAGCAAGAGTAAATATGGGTAAACCTGTTTTTAATGTAAAAGAATTGATAAATACTGAAAAAGAGCAGTTTTTAAGAGAAAAAATCAATGTTGATGGAACAGAAATTGAAATTTCGTATATTTTTATGGGAACTGACCATTCTGTTATATTTGTAAATGATTTTAATGATTACAATATTGATGAATTTGGTAAAAAAATTGAAAATTATACTGATTTGTTTCCCAAAAAAGTTAACGTGAACTTTGTGAAAGTGCATGATAGAAAACATATGGAAGTAATCACTTGGGAACGTGGGGCAGGACGAACATTAGCTTGTGGAACAGGCGTAACTGCTTCAGCAGTATTGGCCAAGACTTTTGGATTTGTTGATGAAAAAGTGAACGTAAAAGTTCCAGGTGGACAGCTTGTTATTGAGTATGAAGGTGGAGAAAATGATGCCTTTATGACAGGACCTAGTGAAAAAATAGCTGAAGGATTGTATAAATATCAAAGATAA
- a CDS encoding M18 family aminopeptidase, protein MIHTTKELEEIQKNFIEMEVKSFAREVIEFIDESPSAYHVVKNCSDILEENGFERVMPREKWELKKGGKYFLKKSSSTIIAITIGENFNVRKGFKIFGAHTDSPCFRIKPNPEMVTENMVRLNTEVYGGPILSTWFDRPLSIAGRVIVKGQDPFFPKTVKIKIDEPLLTIPNLAIHQNREVNNGVKIDKQNDVLPVISLINQNFEKEGYLERIILEKTGIKKENIIDFDLYLYATEKGCLLGANEEFMSSPKLDNLASVYTGLLGLVEEEASQDQINIFVAFDNEEIGSATKQGADSNYLLNTLERIALSLGLDRSNFLQMLENSFILSADAAHAAHPAHLEKTDPTNRGKINEGISIKISAKQKYTSDGYSIAVIRQLIKGTDIRIQPFVNESNELGGSTIGPLSSTHLDIDGVDLGVPMFAMHSVRELCGIFDVFYLKELAKEFFSKG, encoded by the coding sequence ATGATACACACAACAAAAGAGTTAGAAGAGATACAGAAAAATTTTATCGAAATGGAAGTAAAAAGTTTTGCAAGGGAAGTTATTGAATTTATTGATGAAAGTCCCAGTGCTTATCATGTTGTGAAAAATTGTTCAGATATTTTAGAAGAAAATGGTTTTGAGAGGGTTATGCCTCGTGAAAAATGGGAACTAAAAAAAGGTGGAAAATATTTTTTGAAAAAATCCAGTTCTACTATAATTGCAATTACAATTGGTGAAAATTTTAATGTGAGAAAAGGGTTTAAGATTTTTGGAGCACATACCGATTCTCCTTGTTTTAGGATAAAACCTAATCCTGAAATGGTTACAGAAAATATGGTGAGATTAAATACGGAAGTTTATGGAGGGCCTATTTTGAGTACATGGTTTGATAGACCTCTTTCCATTGCTGGACGTGTTATTGTGAAAGGACAAGATCCATTTTTTCCAAAAACTGTAAAAATTAAGATAGATGAACCGCTTTTGACAATACCAAATCTTGCAATTCATCAGAATAGAGAAGTAAATAATGGAGTAAAAATTGATAAACAGAATGATGTCTTGCCTGTAATTTCACTTATTAATCAAAATTTTGAGAAGGAAGGCTATCTTGAAAGAATTATTTTGGAAAAGACAGGAATAAAGAAAGAAAATATAATTGATTTTGATTTGTATTTATATGCGACAGAAAAAGGATGTCTTTTAGGTGCAAATGAAGAATTTATGTCATCTCCAAAACTTGACAACCTTGCCTCTGTTTATACAGGTCTTCTTGGGCTTGTGGAAGAGGAGGCGAGTCAGGACCAGATTAACATTTTTGTAGCGTTTGACAACGAAGAGATAGGAAGTGCTACAAAACAGGGAGCAGATTCTAATTATCTTTTGAATACGCTGGAAAGAATTGCTCTATCGTTAGGGCTTGACCGAAGTAATTTTCTGCAGATGCTTGAAAATTCGTTTATTTTGTCGGCTGATGCTGCACATGCGGCACACCCTGCACATTTGGAAAAAACGGATCCTACAAATCGTGGAAAAATAAATGAAGGAATTTCAATAAAAATTAGTGCAAAACAGAAATATACATCCGATGGATATTCGATTGCTGTAATTAGACAGCTTATAAAAGGAACGGATATACGGATTCAGCCTTTTGTCAATGAGTCAAACGAACTTGGAGGAAGTACAATCGGTCCGCTTTCTTCCACACATCTTGATATAGACGGAGTGGATTTGGGAGTTCCGATGTTTGCGATGCATTCGGTACGTGAATTATGTGGAATTTTTGATGTGTTTTACTTAAAGGAACTGGCAAAGGAATTTTTTTCAAAAGGATAA